One Lacticaseibacillus rhamnosus genomic window carries:
- a CDS encoding ABC transporter ATP-binding protein, with product MAAPAIQLDHVTFQYDSQAEPTLHDINLTIQPGEKVLIVGPSGSGKSTLGNLINGLIPHAFPGKLSGTVKVNGNVVQDQSLAALSLNVGTVLQDPDAQFVALTAGEDIAFALENSAVAPSEMHTRVKKWAERLKIGDLLAQAPQSLSGGQKQRVAMAGVLIDEGDILLFDEPLASLDPATGEASVALIDELHQTYHVTEVIIEHRLEDVLRRPVDRVVVMADGRILADDTPEALLRGQLLQKIGLREPLYLEAAEFAGIDLKQATHLANLETFDAPNLGAKLADFTTEAPKTVADQPQTPLLTVAGLQFAYPKGRQIFTDLNLTLHHGEMVALVGRNGVGKSTLSHLIAGFLNPNAGQITLDGEDLATWSVKERADKIGYILQDPNQMISKHLIFDEVALGPRLRGWDEDRVKSAVLSALKVCGLYPFRSWPINALSYGQKKRVTIAAILVLEPALMILDEPTAGQDWRHFTDMMRFLTKLNDQGITMMLITHDMHLMLEYAQRTIVLGDGGVLMDATPAAVLTNPDVIQHASLAQPSLYRLAKRLNLDPLAFTQAVIDQERRVRQ from the coding sequence ATGGCGGCACCAGCAATTCAACTTGATCATGTGACATTTCAATATGACAGTCAGGCTGAACCGACCTTACACGATATTAACCTGACAATTCAGCCAGGCGAAAAAGTCTTGATTGTCGGGCCATCCGGGTCAGGCAAATCCACACTAGGCAACCTGATTAACGGGCTGATTCCACATGCATTTCCCGGGAAATTAAGCGGGACAGTGAAGGTGAACGGGAATGTTGTGCAGGATCAGAGTCTGGCTGCATTGTCGCTGAATGTCGGAACGGTGTTGCAGGACCCAGATGCCCAATTTGTCGCGTTGACAGCCGGCGAAGATATTGCCTTTGCATTGGAAAACAGCGCCGTGGCTCCGAGTGAGATGCACACCAGAGTTAAAAAGTGGGCCGAGCGTCTGAAAATTGGTGATTTATTGGCGCAGGCACCGCAATCACTTTCTGGCGGGCAAAAGCAGCGGGTGGCAATGGCCGGCGTCTTAATTGATGAAGGCGACATTTTGCTGTTTGATGAACCGTTGGCGAGCCTGGATCCGGCAACCGGTGAAGCATCAGTGGCGTTAATTGATGAGCTGCATCAAACCTATCATGTCACGGAAGTCATCATTGAGCATCGACTGGAAGACGTGTTGCGGCGGCCGGTTGATCGCGTGGTGGTGATGGCAGATGGCCGCATTCTCGCTGACGACACCCCGGAAGCATTGTTGCGCGGCCAATTGCTCCAAAAAATCGGACTACGCGAGCCGTTGTATCTTGAAGCAGCCGAGTTTGCAGGTATTGATTTGAAGCAGGCAACGCACTTGGCAAACCTCGAAACATTCGACGCCCCGAATTTAGGTGCCAAACTTGCAGACTTTACCACCGAGGCGCCGAAAACGGTCGCCGATCAGCCGCAAACACCGCTGTTGACGGTTGCCGGCTTACAATTTGCGTATCCAAAAGGCCGCCAGATTTTCACCGATTTGAACTTAACGCTGCATCATGGTGAGATGGTGGCGTTGGTGGGACGCAATGGTGTCGGCAAGTCTACCTTGAGCCATTTGATCGCGGGGTTTCTGAATCCGAATGCTGGCCAGATTACGCTGGATGGCGAGGATTTGGCCACATGGTCGGTTAAAGAGCGGGCAGATAAGATTGGCTATATTCTGCAGGATCCGAACCAGATGATTAGCAAGCATTTGATTTTTGATGAAGTTGCACTGGGACCGCGATTACGTGGTTGGGATGAAGACCGCGTCAAATCGGCAGTGCTATCGGCGCTTAAAGTTTGCGGCTTGTATCCATTCCGTTCCTGGCCAATTAACGCGTTGAGTTACGGTCAAAAGAAGCGGGTGACGATTGCAGCAATTTTGGTACTAGAGCCGGCATTGATGATTCTTGATGAACCGACTGCCGGTCAGGATTGGCGGCATTTTACCGATATGATGCGCTTTTTGACCAAGTTGAATGACCAAGGCATTACGATGATGTTGATTACCCATGATATGCACCTGATGTTGGAATATGCGCAGCGGACGATTGTGCTCGGCGATGGCGGCGTCTTGATGGATGCCACGCCCGCTGCGGTATTGACCAATCCGGACGTGATTCAACACGCTTCGCTGGCCCAACCCAGCCTATATCGTTTAGCCAAACGCTTAAATCTTGACCCGCTGGCATTTACCCAAGCAGTGATTGATCAGGAACGGAGGGTGCGCCAATGA
- a CDS encoding energy-coupling factor transporter transmembrane component T family protein, whose translation MNSLFGYDPQDTWLHRLTGATKMLAFLGISVIVMASYDTRFVCAVMLASIILFLQAKIHWHQISLVIKIITIFAVVNLLLVYVFSPQYGVGLYGSKHVLIHAGYLTLTQEQLFYELNLALKYIVTVPLALIFLITTNPSEFAASLNKLHVSYRISYSVALALRYIPDVQANFRQISLAQQARGYELSRKAKLFQRLKGMGQILMPLIFTSLDRIDQISQAMELRRFGTGKRRTWYMDQPLRTPDWLVLGGVVVITVVGLVLFRVNGGRFFNPFLGSNQ comes from the coding sequence ATGAATTCTCTTTTTGGATACGACCCCCAAGACACGTGGCTGCACCGTTTAACCGGAGCAACTAAAATGTTGGCGTTCCTCGGCATTTCGGTTATTGTCATGGCCAGTTACGACACACGCTTCGTTTGCGCAGTCATGCTGGCTTCGATTATTTTATTCTTACAAGCAAAAATTCACTGGCACCAAATTAGCTTGGTTATCAAAATTATTACCATTTTTGCGGTCGTGAACCTATTACTGGTTTATGTCTTCTCGCCGCAATACGGGGTGGGGCTCTATGGAAGCAAACATGTTTTGATCCATGCCGGCTACCTGACCCTGACTCAGGAACAGCTATTTTATGAACTGAATCTCGCTTTAAAATACATCGTAACTGTCCCGCTGGCCTTGATCTTCTTAATCACCACCAATCCCAGCGAATTTGCGGCGAGTCTCAATAAGTTACACGTATCGTATCGCATCAGCTACTCGGTGGCCTTGGCACTGCGGTACATTCCCGATGTCCAAGCCAATTTCCGCCAAATCAGCCTAGCTCAGCAAGCGCGTGGCTATGAATTGTCGCGCAAAGCCAAGCTGTTCCAGCGGCTGAAAGGGATGGGGCAGATTCTCATGCCGCTGATCTTTACAAGTCTGGATCGCATCGACCAAATCAGCCAAGCCATGGAACTGCGGCGTTTTGGTACTGGTAAGCGTCGGACGTGGTACATGGATCAGCCGCTTCGGACACCTGATTGGTTGGTGCTGGGTGGTGTTGTGGTGATTACTGTGGTTGGATTGGTGCTGTTTCGGGTTAATGGCGGGCGGTTTTTTAATCCGTTTCTGGGCTCGAACCAGTAA
- a CDS encoding LacI family DNA-binding transcriptional regulator, whose protein sequence is MVATIKDIARKTGVAASTVSRVLGNKQSGYSQATAAKVRAAAKELGYKRNQAAVELVKQRSNVIATVVSSVKTSFSGQIIDGIQSEAIKHGLNLIIIYSNSADPVEQRRALMTAIERPVRGILLLSIALSAENLELLQESQIPFCFLSIGFNDQRFPFISSDDRQIGYQATQLLLAKGHRKIGLAAIDKYPYTGRLRLEGYREALKEAGITPKDDWVQLGDYSYTSGQAAMKAYGGKTKLTGIIAGSDEAAVGILNQARDFGLNIPDDLSIVSIDGTEICEMVQPQLTSVTQAFYKMGVEGVKRLEAPDAEKKIVSKQQIYTSISIVERESVRDIGHQDK, encoded by the coding sequence ATGGTTGCAACAATCAAGGATATTGCAAGAAAGACAGGAGTTGCAGCATCAACTGTTTCCCGCGTTTTGGGTAACAAACAATCCGGATATAGTCAGGCTACAGCCGCAAAGGTACGTGCTGCTGCTAAAGAACTAGGTTATAAAAGAAACCAAGCAGCAGTTGAGTTAGTCAAACAGCGCAGTAACGTCATTGCGACCGTTGTTAGTTCTGTCAAGACAAGCTTTTCAGGTCAAATTATTGATGGTATTCAATCAGAAGCAATTAAGCATGGATTGAATTTAATTATCATCTATTCAAATAGTGCCGATCCTGTTGAACAAAGACGAGCTCTTATGACTGCTATTGAACGTCCTGTTAGAGGAATTCTATTATTGTCAATTGCACTATCCGCTGAAAATCTTGAACTCTTGCAGGAGTCTCAAATACCGTTTTGTTTCTTATCAATTGGATTTAATGATCAGCGATTCCCATTCATTAGCTCTGACGATCGCCAAATCGGATATCAGGCCACACAGTTACTTTTAGCTAAAGGACACCGAAAAATCGGATTAGCCGCTATTGACAAGTATCCTTATACAGGAAGACTTCGTTTAGAGGGTTACCGTGAGGCCCTAAAAGAAGCCGGTATCACGCCAAAAGATGATTGGGTGCAACTAGGCGACTATAGTTATACTTCTGGCCAAGCGGCAATGAAAGCTTACGGAGGCAAAACAAAGTTAACGGGTATTATCGCCGGAAGTGATGAAGCCGCAGTCGGTATTTTGAACCAAGCACGCGACTTTGGCCTAAATATTCCAGACGATTTATCAATAGTCAGCATTGACGGCACTGAAATATGCGAAATGGTACAACCACAGTTAACGAGTGTCACCCAAGCATTCTATAAAATGGGGGTTGAAGGCGTTAAACGATTGGAAGCGCCTGACGCAGAAAAGAAAATAGTCTCCAAACAGCAAATTTACACATCAATTTCAATTGTTGAACGAGAAAGTGTAAGAGATATTGGCCATCAAGACAAATAA
- a CDS encoding SLC45 family MFS transporter has product MSKNTMNPSVDSKEKVETTTVDSSMPDLSMQTILAMTFGCIGVNMAFTLQGSQMSRITQTIGVNPNSLGFFFLLPPLLGMVVQPLLGKYSDKTWTRFGRRIPYLLFGAPIAAIVMVMLPFTGSFGFGYGSITALVYAAVAIALMDLFSNVCLAPYRMMAGDMVNNKQKNLAWSWQQIFSYAGGILAALLPYLLTMGGMSNTAAKGQVPNTVIWAYLIGAAILLLTTFVTVLKVKEYDPETYAKYHEIDLKKQHAKTPSLWQLTKTAPKSFWELAVVQLFSWIGIMYTWTYATGAMAKNIWNTTDPMSAGFQAAGNWYGVMTAFYSVAALLWGFVYAKTKPNQRKFWYSFGLFANAISIIITATTGNKWIALAAFALYGIGNFTINTLPFTLLTSSLNGQNEGSYLGLFNIAICLPQIFGSLLSFIIFPMMGNSQSMMMIVGFVSMVIGAISVVIVHEGK; this is encoded by the coding sequence ATGTCTAAAAATACGATGAATCCTTCAGTAGATAGCAAGGAAAAAGTCGAAACGACCACAGTCGATAGCAGTATGCCTGACCTGTCCATGCAGACGATCTTAGCCATGACGTTTGGGTGCATTGGGGTCAACATGGCGTTTACGCTACAAGGATCTCAAATGAGTCGAATCACCCAAACGATTGGCGTTAATCCTAATAGTCTCGGCTTCTTCTTTCTACTACCACCCTTGTTAGGCATGGTTGTTCAGCCACTACTAGGTAAATATTCTGACAAGACCTGGACCCGTTTTGGCCGCCGGATCCCGTATTTGTTGTTTGGTGCGCCAATTGCTGCCATTGTGATGGTTATGCTTCCCTTTACTGGCTCATTTGGTTTTGGCTATGGCTCAATCACTGCGCTTGTATACGCTGCTGTCGCAATTGCTCTCATGGACTTGTTCAGCAATGTTTGCCTAGCTCCATATCGAATGATGGCCGGCGACATGGTCAATAACAAGCAAAAGAATCTGGCATGGTCTTGGCAACAGATCTTCAGTTACGCTGGCGGTATCTTGGCTGCATTGCTGCCCTACCTTCTGACGATGGGTGGCATGTCAAATACTGCCGCTAAAGGTCAGGTACCTAATACAGTTATTTGGGCTTACTTAATCGGCGCAGCCATCCTCCTTTTGACCACTTTCGTAACCGTACTCAAGGTCAAGGAGTATGATCCTGAAACGTATGCCAAATATCATGAAATTGACCTCAAAAAGCAACACGCTAAAACCCCAAGTCTCTGGCAACTTACAAAAACAGCGCCAAAGTCTTTCTGGGAACTGGCTGTTGTTCAATTATTCAGTTGGATCGGCATCATGTACACTTGGACTTATGCAACCGGAGCCATGGCAAAAAACATCTGGAATACAACTGATCCCATGTCGGCAGGCTTCCAGGCTGCCGGAAATTGGTACGGCGTTATGACAGCCTTTTATAGCGTTGCCGCCCTACTTTGGGGATTCGTTTATGCTAAAACAAAACCAAATCAACGGAAATTCTGGTATTCTTTTGGCTTATTTGCAAATGCAATCAGTATCATTATTACAGCAACTACTGGTAATAAGTGGATTGCCTTAGCCGCCTTTGCGCTATATGGCATCGGTAACTTCACGATCAATACACTGCCATTTACCTTGTTAACATCCTCTCTGAATGGACAAAATGAAGGATCATATTTAGGGCTATTTAACATTGCAATTTGCTTACCTCAAATCTTTGGATCACTTTTAAGCTTCATCATTTTCCCAATGATGGGTAACAGTCAATCAATGATGATGATTGTCGGTTTTGTGTCAATGGTCATCGGTGCTATTTCCGTAGTTATCGTTCATGAAGGAAAATAG
- a CDS encoding flavocytochrome c, with protein sequence MKKWVKILGFIAFLSVILVGCSSQTSSKSSSSSSKTNKSTSSKVTSGASQQGYSDPKTMKSKYDIVIVGAGGAGMTAAIEAKQQGMNPVILEKMPIAGGNTLKASSGMNASQTKVEAAQGVKDSNDQFYEETLKGGGGTNDKALLRYFVDNSAGAIDWLDSIGIKLDKLTISGGMSVKRTHRPHDGSAVGGYLVDGLVKEVKKENIPLFVNTDVTKLNETNGKITGVTAKVNQDKTKKIVAKAVIVTTGGFGASKQLIKKYRPDLAHYVTTNQAGATGDGIKMIEKVGGYAIDMKKIQIHPTVNQSKHILIGEATRGEGGILVNQSGKRFFNEMNTRDKVSAAINKQKGKYAWVVIDSGVRQRSSAIDFYIKDKLDVEGKTLNDLAKKMKVPATTLQKTVATWNDAVNNKKDSEFGRTTGMDHGLTTGPYYAFKIAPGIHYTMGGVKINTKTEVLTKKQQPIPGLYAAGEVAGGLHGNNRIGGNSVADIVIFGRQAGTQATAFAKAQ encoded by the coding sequence TTGAAAAAGTGGGTTAAGATATTGGGCTTTATCGCCTTTTTGAGTGTGATTCTGGTAGGTTGTAGCAGTCAGACAAGCTCAAAATCAAGTTCTTCAAGTTCAAAAACTAACAAGTCAACGAGTAGTAAAGTTACAAGCGGTGCTTCTCAGCAAGGCTATTCGGATCCGAAAACTATGAAGAGCAAATATGATATTGTGATCGTCGGTGCTGGTGGAGCAGGAATGACAGCTGCTATTGAGGCAAAACAACAAGGTATGAACCCTGTAATTCTTGAAAAGATGCCGATCGCTGGCGGTAACACGTTAAAAGCTTCTAGTGGAATGAACGCTAGCCAGACTAAGGTCGAAGCGGCACAGGGAGTTAAGGACAGCAATGACCAATTTTATGAGGAAACCTTAAAGGGTGGCGGCGGAACCAACGATAAGGCGCTGCTTCGGTATTTTGTCGATAATTCTGCGGGTGCAATAGATTGGTTAGACTCAATCGGAATTAAGCTCGATAAGCTAACTATTTCCGGTGGTATGTCAGTCAAGCGAACCCACAGACCTCATGATGGGTCAGCAGTTGGCGGTTATCTTGTTGACGGTTTGGTTAAGGAAGTCAAAAAGGAAAACATTCCACTATTTGTAAATACTGATGTCACTAAGTTGAATGAAACGAATGGTAAGATTACTGGTGTTACTGCAAAAGTTAATCAAGACAAAACTAAAAAAATCGTTGCTAAGGCCGTTATTGTCACAACTGGTGGTTTTGGTGCAAGTAAGCAATTAATTAAGAAGTATCGACCTGATTTGGCGCATTATGTCACAACCAATCAGGCGGGCGCTACTGGCGATGGTATTAAGATGATCGAAAAGGTTGGCGGGTATGCGATTGATATGAAGAAGATTCAGATTCACCCGACTGTAAATCAGAGTAAACATATCTTGATTGGTGAAGCTACCCGTGGTGAAGGTGGTATCTTGGTCAATCAAAGCGGCAAGCGGTTTTTCAATGAAATGAATACACGTGACAAGGTATCAGCTGCAATCAACAAACAGAAAGGCAAATACGCTTGGGTAGTCATTGATTCCGGCGTTCGGCAACGATCAAGTGCGATTGATTTCTATATTAAGGACAAGCTTGATGTAGAGGGCAAGACACTCAATGATTTGGCTAAAAAGATGAAGGTTCCAGCTACTACGCTTCAGAAGACTGTAGCGACATGGAACGATGCCGTTAATAACAAGAAGGATAGTGAATTTGGGCGGACAACTGGGATGGATCACGGTCTGACAACAGGTCCTTACTATGCATTTAAGATTGCGCCCGGTATTCATTACACAATGGGTGGCGTTAAGATTAATACAAAGACTGAGGTGTTAACCAAGAAACAGCAACCAATTCCTGGGTTATATGCTGCTGGCGAGGTGGCTGGTGGCCTTCATGGAAACAACCGAATCGGAGGAAATTCTGTGGCCGATATTGTTATCTTCGGTCGACAAGCAGGTACGCAAGCGACTGCTTTCGCGAAAGCTCAGTAA
- a CDS encoding class II aldolase/adducin family protein, with protein sequence MTMFKAPKGRIMFEHEREDLAKVVKIVMERDDTNIAGGNISFKVSAEDTGKEYIIMTPTMMSEAYLGDLAPEQILVVEPHTRKIIAGEGNLTREINMHEAVYDANPDIKCVFHSHAKNAMFWATSGLNMPNITEATQKVGFIETLPFEPNCSEPLAELVSANIAKIGEKAIPHMYLLNSHGVLITTGGKDMDGLTALHSALAIVDTVEWNADIAFKQTLMQKLGLLDGYYSKGNKIGSLEDLEDGTPIYNRKAVAVNGD encoded by the coding sequence ATGACTATGTTTAAAGCACCTAAGGGTCGAATTATGTTTGAACATGAACGCGAAGATCTTGCCAAAGTTGTAAAAATCGTGATGGAACGCGATGATACAAATATTGCAGGCGGAAATATTTCTTTTAAAGTGAGTGCGGAAGATACCGGAAAAGAATATATCATCATGACGCCGACAATGATGTCCGAGGCATATTTGGGCGATCTGGCTCCAGAACAAATCTTGGTTGTTGAACCTCACACCCGTAAGATTATAGCTGGCGAAGGAAATTTGACCCGCGAAATTAATATGCATGAAGCGGTTTATGACGCAAATCCCGACATCAAATGCGTTTTCCATTCACACGCTAAGAATGCTATGTTTTGGGCAACCAGTGGCCTGAACATGCCGAATATCACCGAAGCAACTCAAAAGGTAGGCTTTATTGAAACCCTTCCATTCGAACCGAACTGTTCAGAACCATTAGCGGAACTGGTCTCCGCTAACATTGCCAAGATTGGTGAGAAAGCAATCCCGCATATGTATCTTTTGAATAGCCACGGTGTGCTCATTACCACTGGTGGCAAAGATATGGATGGATTGACCGCACTTCATTCTGCACTTGCAATTGTAGATACAGTTGAATGGAATGCCGATATCGCCTTTAAACAAACCCTAATGCAAAAGTTAGGTCTTTTAGACGGTTACTACTCTAAGGGAAACAAGATTGGCTCATTGGAAGATTTAGAAGACGGAACACCCATTTACAACCGTAAAGCAGTGGCAGTTAACGGTGACTAG
- a CDS encoding PTS galactitol transporter subunit IIC: MNWNEIVQAILSPGPQVVVSALIMILGFAFGMKASKAILSGLYLGVGFVGMTMAINALVAAVSPAAKALATNTGINLPTVDFGWTGAAAITWAWPLAFVFFAVEIGVNLIMLLTKTTNVINADMWNIWGVALTGYMVYSTTNSYIWAFAAGAIQVIVMLKLGDMWSEEIHEMLGYPGVTTTHIEAFTAVLMAPVNKLMDYIPVFNHRWDAKALKKKIGIISEPVVMGFIIGLVLALAGRYSIGKALNLAVTTGAIMAIFPVMAKFFMDSLTPFGTTMSNFMKKRFKNREFVIGLDWPILGQSTELWVTMVILIPVSILYAAVLPGNTILPFAGVINYCLGVGGLLLTGGNLLRMVVLGIIYEPLFLYGGTFFANEFTALAKSTQAIAVPKGSTVSWSSIEAPDLRFLMAQGFKGSWLALLGLALLMALFWIVYRSFKKNPNPARKYVDKTNQPTATASTKG; this comes from the coding sequence ATGAATTGGAATGAAATTGTTCAGGCGATTCTCTCTCCTGGACCACAAGTCGTTGTTTCTGCCCTTATTATGATTTTAGGGTTCGCGTTTGGCATGAAAGCTTCTAAAGCTATACTTTCCGGTCTTTACCTCGGTGTTGGTTTCGTAGGTATGACAATGGCAATCAACGCTTTAGTTGCTGCAGTCAGTCCCGCTGCAAAAGCCTTGGCAACAAACACCGGAATCAATTTACCTACCGTTGACTTTGGCTGGACCGGTGCCGCTGCAATCACTTGGGCGTGGCCACTAGCTTTCGTCTTCTTTGCCGTAGAAATTGGCGTTAACCTAATCATGCTTTTGACAAAGACAACAAATGTTATAAACGCAGATATGTGGAATATCTGGGGAGTAGCTTTGACCGGATACATGGTTTATTCAACAACTAATAGTTATATCTGGGCATTCGCTGCTGGTGCAATTCAAGTCATCGTTATGTTAAAACTTGGCGATATGTGGTCAGAAGAAATCCATGAAATGCTTGGTTATCCAGGTGTTACAACAACCCACATTGAAGCTTTCACTGCCGTGTTAATGGCGCCGGTTAACAAATTAATGGATTACATTCCAGTCTTCAATCACCGCTGGGATGCAAAGGCACTCAAGAAGAAAATCGGCATTATTTCAGAACCAGTTGTCATGGGATTCATCATCGGTCTGGTACTCGCCCTAGCTGGTAGATATTCAATCGGTAAGGCTCTAAATCTAGCTGTTACCACCGGCGCAATTATGGCGATCTTCCCAGTGATGGCAAAGTTCTTTATGGACTCTCTCACACCATTTGGAACGACAATGAGCAACTTTATGAAAAAGCGTTTCAAAAATCGAGAATTTGTTATCGGACTTGATTGGCCGATTTTGGGTCAAAGTACTGAGTTATGGGTCACAATGGTCATCCTTATTCCAGTTAGCATTTTGTATGCCGCAGTTCTACCAGGAAATACAATTCTGCCGTTTGCAGGCGTCATCAACTACTGTTTAGGCGTTGGCGGACTGTTATTAACTGGTGGAAACCTGTTAAGGATGGTTGTTCTGGGAATCATCTACGAACCTTTATTCCTGTACGGTGGTACCTTCTTTGCTAACGAATTCACCGCACTTGCAAAATCAACTCAGGCTATTGCAGTACCTAAGGGATCAACTGTTTCCTGGAGTTCAATTGAAGCACCAGATCTGCGTTTCCTGATGGCTCAAGGCTTTAAAGGCAGCTGGCTGGCATTATTGGGACTTGCTTTGCTGATGGCTCTCTTCTGGATTGTCTATCGTTCATTTAAGAAAAATCCAAACCCGGCTAGAAAGTATGTCGATAAAACTAACCAGCCTACAGCAACGGCCAGTACAAAAGGATAG
- a CDS encoding PTS sugar transporter subunit IIB — protein sequence MKTILVCCGSGVATSPQVANKINEFLADHDLDNVAHAEPHPVETAKSRIDSNPDIIVYVGIAPADDDLRETIEANHVTEIVGVPWLTGMGEDEANAKVEEAVLAATQKS from the coding sequence ATGAAAACCATTCTTGTATGTTGCGGTTCAGGGGTTGCCACAAGTCCCCAAGTTGCAAATAAAATCAACGAATTTCTCGCAGATCACGACCTGGATAACGTAGCTCACGCCGAACCGCATCCTGTTGAAACGGCCAAGTCAAGAATTGATTCTAACCCTGACATCATTGTTTATGTTGGCATTGCACCTGCAGACGATGATTTACGCGAAACCATTGAAGCAAATCACGTAACCGAAATCGTTGGTGTTCCTTGGTTGACCGGTATGGGGGAAGATGAGGCGAATGCCAAAGTTGAGGAAGCCGTTTTAGCAGCAACACAAAAGAGCTGA
- a CDS encoding PTS sugar transporter subunit IIA, whose product MYEFMFDEGLIDIENKSSTEDELFESVASVAHSKGYVRSDYKQGLQLRENKFPTGLIFPKLKLALPHVDPEFVLKPFIYVVRTNSEIPWRQMGDMQQMTTRNFLFLGIKEPSQQVGLLAQLMSAFKDSTFVSAFLKANTPEQMYSLLSDHFSKVSAH is encoded by the coding sequence TTGTATGAATTCATGTTTGATGAGGGGTTAATCGATATAGAAAACAAATCCTCTACAGAAGACGAATTGTTCGAGTCTGTAGCTTCAGTCGCACATTCAAAAGGATACGTCCGAAGCGATTATAAGCAGGGTTTACAACTAAGAGAAAACAAGTTTCCAACAGGTTTGATCTTTCCTAAGTTAAAACTTGCATTACCACACGTTGATCCCGAATTTGTTTTAAAGCCATTCATTTACGTGGTTAGAACTAATTCCGAAATCCCGTGGCGACAGATGGGCGATATGCAGCAAATGACGACTCGCAACTTTTTATTTCTAGGTATTAAAGAGCCTTCACAGCAAGTTGGCCTCCTTGCCCAGTTGATGAGCGCATTTAAAGATTCAACTTTCGTCTCCGCTTTTTTGAAAGCGAATACACCGGAACAAATGTACAGTCTATTGTCCGATCATTTCTCTAAAGTTAGTGCACACTAG
- a CDS encoding DeoR family transcriptional regulator, translated as MMKKQRQSAILALLNATEGKTLTTTEIAKKMNVASMTIRRDLNDMAKEKLITRIYGGASLVNEKTTKEKTQVQRESKIEIGRIIGPQFTIQVQHPDD; from the coding sequence ATGATGAAGAAGCAACGTCAAAGTGCCATACTTGCACTTCTTAATGCTACTGAGGGTAAAACACTTACGACGACAGAAATTGCCAAGAAGATGAATGTTGCCTCAATGACAATTCGCCGTGATTTAAATGATATGGCTAAAGAAAAACTGATCACTAGAATTTATGGCGGGGCCTCGTTGGTTAATGAAAAAACCACGAAGGAAAAAACACAGGTTCAAAGAGAATCAAAGATTGAAATTGGACGAATAATCGGTCCCCAGTTTACAATTCAAGTGCAACACCCTGACGACTAG